A part of Helicobacter himalayensis genomic DNA contains:
- the wecB gene encoding non-hydrolyzing UDP-N-acetylglucosamine 2-epimerase: MKRILFVLGTRPEAIKLAPLFLYFKVQKDAKKSDMEVFLCNTEQQKHLSHQTLQFFNLKADFNLNVMTKNQSLPSLNARLLAKLDTLLSEQQFDAVIVQGDTMSAYCGALVAFYKKLPIFHIEAGLRSHNLYEPFPEEAMRAMISKLANLHFCPTKEDFRNLAKENIDKNTIFITKNTGIDAIHCIDKNELANSTRRLQRLGLRLKQDKIVLVTIHRRENHSNIKALARCILNLANKHTEAIFILPLHPNPNVKEALLQTLQNKQNIILCDALNYIDLINVMKHSSLILSDSGGIQEEAPSFKVKVLVLRNFTERIAGLKSGFSELVGGGAI; this comes from the coding sequence TTGAAAAGGATTCTCTTTGTCCTTGGCACGAGACCCGAGGCTATTAAACTTGCTCCGTTGTTTCTGTATTTCAAGGTGCAAAAAGATGCCAAAAAAAGTGATATGGAAGTTTTTTTATGTAACACAGAGCAGCAAAAACACCTAAGTCACCAAACATTGCAATTTTTCAATCTCAAAGCGGACTTCAATCTGAATGTAATGACAAAAAATCAAAGCCTGCCTTCGCTCAATGCAAGACTTCTTGCCAAGCTTGATACGCTTTTAAGCGAGCAGCAATTTGATGCTGTAATCGTGCAGGGCGATACGATGAGCGCGTATTGTGGCGCTTTAGTGGCGTTTTATAAAAAGTTGCCAATTTTTCACATTGAAGCTGGCTTGCGCTCACATAATCTCTATGAGCCATTCCCCGAAGAAGCTATGCGAGCAATGATTAGTAAATTAGCAAATCTACATTTTTGCCCCACAAAAGAAGATTTTCGGAATCTCGCAAAAGAAAATATTGATAAAAATACAATTTTTATCACCAAAAATACCGGCATTGATGCGATACATTGCATTGATAAAAACGAGTTGGCAAACTCTACAAGACGTTTGCAACGTTTAGGCTTAAGGCTTAAGCAAGATAAAATTGTGCTTGTAACAATCCACAGAAGAGAAAATCATAGCAATATAAAGGCTTTGGCAAGGTGCATACTAAATCTTGCAAATAAGCACACAGAGGCTATTTTCATACTGCCATTACACCCAAATCCAAATGTCAAAGAAGCGCTCTTGCAAACACTGCAAAACAAGCAAAACATCATCTTATGCGATGCGCTTAATTACATCGACTTAATTAATGTAATGAAACATAGCAGTTTGATCTTAAGCGATAGCGGAGGCATACAAGAAGAAGCGCCGAGCTTTAAGGTTAAGGTGCTTGTTTTGCGCAATTTCACAGAAAGAATAGCTGGACTAAAATCAGGCTTTAGCGAGCTTGTGGGGGGGGGGGCAATATGA